A genomic region of Haliotis asinina isolate JCU_RB_2024 chromosome 1, JCU_Hal_asi_v2, whole genome shotgun sequence contains the following coding sequences:
- the LOC137282623 gene encoding uncharacterized protein yields MNSYSQALDLVIRFPLNFDIWAPPRQRPTGRYMTILEPLSELPTPSTYLPAPLSTPILRAAPHFVDINLDDDDTPTQSPVRVFLSRVSGFLRRVFHVKMDA; encoded by the exons ATGAACTCCTACAGCCAAG CCCTTGACCTCGTGATCCGGTTCCCTTTGAACTTTGACATCTGGGCCCCTCCTCGCCAA CGTCCTACTGGGAGGTACATGACCATCCTTGAACCTTTGTCGGAGCTGCCCACCCCTTCCACCTATCTCCCTGCCCCTCTCTCTACCCCTATCCTCCGTGCTGCCCCCCACTTCGTTGACATCaaccttgatgatgatgacacccCGACCCAGTCCCCAGTTCGAGTCTTCCTTTCACGTGTGTCTGGATTCTTGAGGAGAGTGTTCCAtgtcaagatggacgcttag
- the LOC137297162 gene encoding inactive peptidyl-prolyl cis-trans isomerase FKBP6-like — protein MSADLQLEADNMAVRLQEGIDLNDLRESKDVILSLAENQEQDESRDLQLDNDYFDPEDVLQNVFPMEECDSDESEPFFVRMARNMLDVTGDGGVMKKILTPGVGSEIDPDALVRVHYNAYLEDAIEPFDSSRLRKTIKKFRLNKGEVFTGFNVAVSSMKKGELSRFLIKPEYAFGAMGCPPRIPADATLMYEIQLLSFVEKEGVDDYYSMTDEERRQLPFSKLRQVAHSEKQEGNEYYHCNNFRKAVGKYQLAVRIMEDAHLKDYKEQQEQRKLLLKLYLNLALCCEKMGEVRRALHNCASAYRLDPKNAKVLYHYGKSYRMDKNFKMARQFLERAQKLQPNDSKLNKEIQELNKFERQFAEIERETCRRMFSQPTGITEDPAVEEAKKKARKKEECSPDFRKSVYQKLSELKEDSSIDELPMTTCQLSQPEIACILEIAEELDLDPVLRGTGQSSHMVVKKKKS, from the exons acGAAAGTCGAGACCTCCAACTGGACAATGATTATTTTGATCCAGAAGATGTGCTACAAAATGTTTTTCCTATGGAGGAATGTGACTCAGATGAGTCGGAACCATTTTTTGTTCGGATGGCCAGAAACATGCTTGATGTGACAGGAGATGGtggagtgatgaagaagatccTCACCCCAGGGGTTGGTTCAGAAATAGATCCAGATGCCCTTGTACGGG TACACTATAATGCATATTTAGAAGATGCGATTGAGCCTTTCGATTCCAGTCGTTTGCGAAAAACTATCAAGAAATTTCGACTCAACAAAG GAGAAGTTTTCACCGGGTTTAACGTGGCTGTGAGTTCCATGAAGAAAGGGGAATTATCCAGGTTCCTTATTAAACCTGAGTATGCCTTCGGAGCCATGGGCTGTCCTCCTCGTATCCCGGCTGATGCAACAT TAATGTATGAGATCCAGCTGTTGAGTTTTGTGGAAAAGGAAGGAGTTGACGACTACTACAGCATGACGGAT GAGGAAAGAAGACAGCTGCCATTTTCTAAGTTACGTCAAGTTGCTCACTCAGAAAAGCAG GAAGGCAATGAGTACTACCATTGCAACAACTTTCGCAAAGCTGTGGGGAAGTACCAGCTGGCGGTGAGGATCATGGAGGATGCACACCTGAAGGACTACAAGGAACAGCAGGAGCAACGAAAGCTGCTACTGAAGCTCTACCTCAACCTGGCCCTGTGCTGTGAGAAGATGGGGGAGGTCAGACGTGCCCTCCACAACTGCGCCAGTGCCTACAGGCTGGATCCAAAGAATGCCAAAGTGCTTTACCATTATGGAAAG TCCTACAGAATGGATAAGAATTTCAAAATGGCAAGACAATTTCTTGAGAGGGCCCAGAAGCTGCAGCCAAATGATTCGAAACTCAACAAAGAGATTCAAGAGCTGAACAA GTTTGAGAGGCAATTTGCTGAAATAGAGAGGGAGACTTGCAGAAGGATGTTCTCACAGCCAACCGGCATCACTGAAG ACCCTGCTGTGGAGGAGGCCAAGAAGAAAGCAAGAAAAAAGGAGGAATGTAGCCCAGATTTCAGGAAGTCAGTGTACCAAAAACTCAG TGAGTTGAAAGAGGACAGTAGTATTGATGAGTTACCTATGACAACTTGCCAGCTCTCTCAACCTGAAATAGCGTGTATCTTGGAAATAGCAGAAGAGCTGGACCTTGATCCTGTCCTCCGTGGAACT ggaCAAAGTTCACATATGGTGGTGAAAAAGAAGAAGTCATAA
- the LOC137275280 gene encoding uncharacterized protein — translation MANQEAAQNYGFCVPIPKFSGRKENFSSYAERFESSMAANNVVDQKRKIHIFMSSMGDELYKLAHDLFSPEKVSDQKFENVVSQLSLHLHPPPNIITARCNFNRTVRPDESISTFVVNLRRISEDCDCSHNLLMWFRNRFIAGVHNEAIRRRLLQEKSTMTFDQAYQIALSMETVNKETKAIQNQGTSTSSVHKLSQHKGKQQQKKTPKSKPSNYKPCIRYNLEDHKPPDCHYISATCNSCKEVGRLSCACCAPRSGKKKEYSKNKKSTNMIEVEESEVTLEDDDVFEEIFVVSSVHEGKTGKWKKTILVNDKPMKFELDSGSGVTLIKKEVYRSTFPEIPLSRTACQLNAYLGTDIPVLGKLKVKAHIE, via the coding sequence ATGGCAAATCAGGAAGCAGCTCAAAATTATGGATTCTGTGTGCCTATTCCCAAGTTCTCAGGTAGAAAAGAAAATTTTTCATCATATGCTGAAAGGTTTGAATCAAGTATGGCAGCCaacaatgttgttgatcagaAAAGAAAAATCCATATCTTCATGTCATCCATGGGAGACGAATTGTACAAGCTTGCTCATGATCTATTTTCCCCAGAGAAAGTTAGTGATCAGaagtttgaaaatgttgtaAGCCAACTCTCTCTTCATCTCCACCCACCTCCAAACATCATTACTGCACGTTGTAACTTCAACAGAACTGTAAGGCCAGATGAAAGTATCAGTACATTTGTTGTTAATCTGAGAAGAATTTCAGAAGACTGTGATTGCAGCCACAACTTGCTGATGTGGTTCAGAAACAGATTTATAGCAGGAGTACACAATGAGGCAATTAGGCGTAGATTACTGCAAGAGAAATCAACTATGACTTTTGACCAAGCATACCAAATAGCCTTGTCAATGGAAACAGTCAACAAGGAAACTAAAGCCATCCAAAATCAAGGTACAAGCACAAGTTCTGTACACAAGTTGTCACAACACAAGGGAAAGCAACAACAGAAGAAAACTCCCAAGAGTAAACCCAGTAATTACAAACCATGTATCAGGTATAACCTAGAAGATCACAAGCCTCCAGACTGTCACTACATCTCAGCAACTTGTAACAGCTGTAAGGAGGTTGGACGTCTCTCCTGCGCTTGTTGTGCACCTAGATCTGGGAAGAAGAAAGAGTACAGTAAAAACAAGAAGTCAACGAACATGATTGAAGTTGAGGAATCGGAGGTTACTCTGGaagatgatgatgtttttgaagaGATTTTTGTGGTTTCCTCAGTACATGAAGGAAAGACAGGTAAATGGAAGAAAACCATACTTGTCAACGACAAGCCAATGAAGTTCGAGCTAGATTCCGGATCAGGCGTCACTCTGATCAAAAAAGAGGTCTACAGATCCACCTTTCCAGAGATACCACTGTCTAGAACAGCTTGCCAACTCAATGCATATTTGGGAACAGACATTCCGGTGTTGGGAAAACTGAAAGTCAAGGCCCACATAGAATGA